In a single window of the Bacillus clarus genome:
- a CDS encoding DUF4865 family protein, which translates to MIGMQYKIILPNDYDMGIIRKRVRDNGYKTDGFQGLQFKAYVITEAGKNENVYNSYAPLYIWNNHEGMNQFIFKGFYDNILESFGWQQINIGVPLAVNLSDDFKKSRYVVEYAGSISQSKSLIGTQFKTMHQNVQDIENNLGSVLVYNPDKWGYSQFSFYEEKPEIDATNKITMYEILHISQ; encoded by the coding sequence ATGATTGGAATGCAATATAAGATTATTTTGCCAAACGATTATGATATGGGGATTATTAGAAAAAGGGTACGAGATAATGGATATAAGACAGATGGTTTTCAAGGGCTTCAATTTAAAGCGTATGTAATCACTGAGGCGGGAAAAAATGAAAATGTATATAATTCTTATGCACCGTTATATATTTGGAATAACCATGAAGGAATGAATCAATTTATTTTTAAGGGATTCTATGACAATATTTTAGAATCTTTTGGATGGCAACAAATTAATATTGGTGTTCCTTTAGCTGTTAATCTAAGTGATGATTTTAAGAAAAGTAGATATGTTGTTGAATATGCAGGAAGTATTTCCCAAAGTAAATCATTGATTGGGACTCAATTTAAAACTATGCATCAAAATGTGCAAGATATAGAAAATAATTTAGGAAGTGTATTGGTTTATAATCCAGATAAATGGGGGTATAGTCAATTTAGTTTTTATGAAGAGAAGCCTGAAATTGATGCAACGAACAAAATTACAATGTATGAGATATTACACATCTCACAGTAA
- the proC gene encoding pyrroline-5-carboxylate reductase, with protein MDKKIGFIGCGNMGIAMIGGMISKNVVSLDKIICSDLSVLNLKNASEKYDITTTTDNNEVAKSADILILSIKPDLYSSVINEIKEHIKNDVIVVTIAAGKSIKSTEDTFGKKLKVVRVMPNTPALVGEGMSALCSNEMVTEKDLEDVLNIFNSFGQTEIVNEKLMDVVTSVSGSSPAYIYMFIEAMADAAVLEGMPRNQAYKFAAQAVLGSAKMVLETGIHPGALKDMVCSPGGTTIEAVATLEEKGLRTAIISAMKRCTQKSVELSSLTKE; from the coding sequence ATGGATAAAAAAATTGGATTCATCGGATGCGGAAACATGGGTATCGCTATGATAGGTGGGATGATTAGTAAAAACGTAGTATCTTTAGATAAGATAATTTGTTCAGATTTAAGCGTCCTTAATCTAAAAAATGCTAGTGAAAAATATGACATAACTACAACTACTGACAACAATGAAGTAGCTAAAAGTGCTGATATTTTAATTTTATCAATCAAACCGGACCTATACTCATCAGTAATTAACGAAATAAAAGAGCATATAAAAAACGATGTTATAGTCGTAACTATTGCTGCGGGAAAAAGCATTAAGAGTACTGAGGATACTTTCGGTAAAAAGTTAAAGGTTGTAAGAGTAATGCCTAATACGCCAGCTCTTGTTGGCGAAGGAATGTCTGCGTTGTGTTCTAATGAAATGGTTACAGAAAAAGATTTAGAAGATGTACTAAACATTTTTAATAGTTTTGGCCAAACAGAGATTGTAAATGAAAAATTAATGGATGTTGTAACATCTGTAAGTGGTTCTTCTCCAGCATATATATATATGTTTATAGAAGCCATGGCAGATGCTGCTGTACTAGAAGGTATGCCAAGAAATCAAGCATATAAATTCGCCGCTCAAGCTGTATTAGGTTCTGCAAAAATGGTACTGGAAACGGGAATACATCCTGGCGCATTAAAAGATATGGTTTGTTCTCCAGGTGGAACGACAATAGAAGCTGTAGCAACATTAGAAGAAAAAGGCTTAAGAACAGCCATCATCTCAGCTATGAAACGTTGTACTCAAAAATCTGTTGAACTATCTAGTCTAACGAAAGAGTAA
- the proB gene encoding glutamate 5-kinase: MKKQRIVVKIGSSSLAANHGGISEEQLSDHVAALTRLKQEGHEVLLITSGAVAAGFSALGYPSRPVTIKGKQAAAAVGQSLLMQAYTEEFHKYGIVTAQLLLTRSDFSRKEQYSNAYATLGELLNRSALPIINENDSISLEELTFGDNDMLSALVSGLVSADMLMIFTDVNGLYDQNPQKNADAKKYYFLPEVTEEIASLAGDAGSKLGTGGMKSKIDAAKTALSLGVSVFIGTGRGQEKFLDVLKGKGDGTYIGNAPQKVIKMNKQWIALHSLVSGQIEVDAGAATAIIQHGKSLLPAGVTSVSGFFRVGEVVEVITQQGRVIGKGQCRYSAEELRDLKGMQSQDIQERGERHSYEVIHRDNWISF, translated from the coding sequence GTGAAAAAGCAACGAATTGTTGTGAAGATTGGGAGTAGTTCCTTGGCAGCTAATCATGGTGGCATCTCTGAGGAACAGCTTTCAGATCACGTTGCCGCATTGACACGACTGAAACAGGAAGGACATGAAGTTTTGCTGATTACATCTGGGGCCGTTGCTGCAGGTTTTTCCGCTCTAGGGTATCCTAGCCGACCTGTGACAATTAAGGGTAAACAGGCTGCCGCGGCTGTCGGGCAAAGTTTGTTAATGCAGGCGTATACGGAGGAATTCCATAAATATGGGATCGTTACCGCGCAACTTTTGCTGACGAGAAGTGATTTTTCTAGAAAAGAACAATATAGCAATGCATACGCTACTTTAGGGGAGCTACTAAACCGTTCAGCGCTTCCTATAATCAATGAAAATGATTCTATTTCTCTAGAGGAGCTGACGTTTGGTGATAATGATATGCTGTCAGCTTTAGTAAGCGGGCTTGTTTCGGCGGATATGCTCATGATTTTTACGGATGTGAATGGTTTATATGACCAAAATCCCCAGAAAAATGCGGACGCGAAAAAATATTACTTTCTCCCTGAGGTTACGGAAGAAATCGCTTCTCTTGCTGGAGATGCTGGTTCAAAACTTGGAACTGGCGGTATGAAATCGAAAATCGATGCTGCAAAGACGGCACTATCTCTTGGGGTGAGTGTATTCATTGGAACAGGTCGTGGACAGGAGAAGTTTTTAGATGTTTTGAAGGGGAAAGGTGATGGAACGTATATCGGTAATGCTCCTCAAAAAGTGATTAAGATGAACAAACAATGGATCGCGCTACATTCGCTTGTCAGCGGACAAATTGAAGTAGATGCCGGAGCAGCCACTGCCATCATTCAGCATGGAAAAAGTCTTCTTCCTGCTGGTGTTACTAGTGTGTCTGGGTTCTTCCGAGTAGGAGAAGTCGTAGAGGTTATCACGCAACAAGGGCGCGTGATAGGAAAAGGACAATGCAGATATAGTGCAGAGGAACTGAGAGATCTAAAAGGTATGCAGAGCCAAGACATTCAAGAACGAGGCGAAAGGCATAGCTATGAAGTCATCCATAGAGATAATTGGATTTCGTTTTAA
- a CDS encoding glutamate-5-semialdehyde dehydrogenase yields the protein MNEVLAKGKKAKKIAGELVLKSTNQKNEALAAIAEQLIVETPYILEENKRDIEEGKAKGFSASLLDRLMLNEQRIIDMTEGIRQLIALRDPVGECVTAWERPNGLSIQEMRVPLGVVGMIYEARPNVTVDAATICLKTGNAVILRGSSSATYSNKAIVAVIHRALKQMNFPPESVQLIEDTSRDSAKQLFTLNEYLDVLIPRGGKQLIDTVVREASVPVLETGAGNCHIFIDETADKQMAFDIVVNAKIQRPSVCNAIETIILHENWAQRFGAELFSILKERGVELRGDNKALAIDSSIVPASEEDWETEFLSLTLAVKVVSTAEEAINHINTYGSMHSEAIITENEENVSKFFTSVDAAALYHNASTRFTDGFEFGFGAEIGISTQKLHVRGPMGLPALTSTKYVIRGNGQIRR from the coding sequence ATGAATGAAGTGTTGGCAAAGGGGAAAAAAGCGAAAAAGATTGCTGGAGAACTTGTGCTCAAATCCACAAATCAAAAAAACGAGGCACTTGCCGCGATTGCTGAGCAATTGATAGTAGAAACACCTTATATTTTGGAGGAGAACAAACGGGATATCGAAGAAGGTAAGGCGAAAGGATTTTCTGCTTCTCTTCTTGATCGCCTTATGCTGAATGAACAGCGCATTATTGATATGACAGAAGGTATCCGGCAGCTGATTGCTTTACGCGATCCTGTCGGAGAATGTGTAACTGCATGGGAACGGCCGAATGGGTTGTCTATTCAAGAAATGCGAGTGCCACTTGGTGTTGTTGGGATGATTTACGAGGCGCGGCCAAACGTGACGGTAGATGCGGCCACAATTTGCTTGAAAACAGGAAACGCAGTGATCTTGCGTGGTAGTTCCTCAGCTACTTATTCTAATAAAGCCATCGTTGCTGTTATTCACCGAGCGCTCAAACAAATGAACTTCCCTCCGGAAAGCGTACAGCTTATTGAAGATACGTCACGAGATAGCGCGAAGCAGCTGTTTACATTAAACGAGTACTTGGATGTTCTTATCCCAAGAGGTGGCAAGCAGTTAATAGATACTGTAGTGAGAGAAGCGTCTGTTCCTGTACTAGAAACAGGTGCGGGAAATTGTCACATTTTCATTGATGAAACAGCGGATAAGCAAATGGCATTTGATATTGTCGTTAACGCCAAAATACAGCGTCCATCTGTATGTAATGCAATCGAAACGATTATACTTCATGAGAATTGGGCGCAGCGATTTGGTGCCGAGCTGTTTTCTATCTTGAAGGAAAGAGGAGTGGAGCTGCGTGGAGATAATAAAGCATTGGCAATCGATTCTTCTATTGTACCCGCTTCAGAAGAAGACTGGGAAACAGAATTTTTGTCTCTCACGCTAGCAGTCAAAGTAGTTTCTACTGCTGAAGAAGCAATTAATCACATAAATACTTATGGATCCATGCATTCCGAAGCGATTATTACAGAGAATGAGGAAAACGTCAGCAAGTTTTTCACGTCCGTCGATGCCGCGGCACTCTATCATAATGCTTCAACCCGCTTTACTGATGGTTTTGAATTTGGCTTCGGCGCGGAAATCGGCATCAGTACGCAAAAACTGCACGTAAGGGGACCAATGGGGCTTCCTGCATTGACTTCCACAAAATATGTGATTCGTGGAAATGGACAGATTCGGAGATAA
- a CDS encoding MarR family winged helix-turn-helix transcriptional regulator, which translates to MRENTIGSLIWLRLIRFTNQSNQMSNEFLKRFDLTTAQFDVLMQIRIYQPLTQMELAEKVTVTQGGISRMLARLEKEGYIARKQDWKTKMISLTDKGEAVIERALPEQLAFQSSFFEDVLNEEEQNILYALMTRVHKHSEKKELPGE; encoded by the coding sequence ATGCGTGAAAATACGATAGGATCGTTAATTTGGTTACGTTTAATCCGTTTTACGAACCAAAGTAATCAGATGTCAAATGAGTTTTTAAAACGTTTTGATTTAACGACAGCTCAATTTGATGTGCTTATGCAAATTCGAATTTATCAGCCACTGACACAAATGGAGTTAGCTGAAAAAGTTACGGTTACACAAGGTGGCATCTCGCGTATGTTAGCACGTCTTGAAAAAGAAGGATATATTGCACGAAAGCAAGATTGGAAAACGAAAATGATTAGCCTTACTGATAAGGGTGAAGCAGTGATAGAAAGAGCGTTGCCGGAACAACTTGCATTTCAATCATCATTTTTTGAGGATGTATTAAATGAAGAAGAACAGAACATACTATATGCGTTAATGACGCGAGTTCATAAGCATAGTGAAAAAAAAGAATTACCGGGGGAGTAA
- a CDS encoding ring-cleaving dioxygenase, which yields MYTIPGHHHISMVTKNAQTNNDFYQKVLGLRRVKKTVNQDNPFMYHLFYGDLTGSAGTELSFFEMPNVGRTIRGTNAITQIGLLVPSIGSLTFWKKRFESFQVVHGEITTYAGRNALHFEDPDGLRLVLLNNNGEEVPEYWTAWESSVERNNRILGMGTVEMTVRNLNKISKTLTDLFGYKEVTRTNIEGIYQSVPGQSFGEILVKQQDGERERSGKGSIHHLAIRVKNDEELSYWNEAVKEKGFETTGIIDRFYFKSLYFRESNGILFEIATDGPGFTVDSTVEELGIKLDLPPFLEERRKEIEEKLVPLD from the coding sequence ATGTATACAATTCCAGGACATCATCACATTTCGATGGTGACAAAAAATGCGCAAACGAATAATGATTTTTATCAAAAAGTGTTAGGGTTACGCCGAGTGAAAAAGACTGTTAATCAAGATAATCCTTTTATGTATCATTTATTTTATGGGGATTTAACAGGTAGTGCCGGAACAGAATTATCATTTTTTGAAATGCCGAATGTAGGGAGAACGATTCGCGGTACTAATGCGATTACACAAATTGGTTTGCTCGTACCTTCTATAGGAAGTCTTACTTTTTGGAAGAAACGTTTTGAGTCGTTCCAGGTGGTACATGGGGAAATTACAACATATGCCGGAAGAAATGCCTTACATTTTGAAGATCCAGACGGTCTACGTTTAGTATTGTTAAATAATAACGGAGAAGAAGTGCCTGAATATTGGACTGCATGGGAATCTTCCGTAGAGAGAAATAATCGTATTTTAGGTATGGGTACAGTTGAAATGACAGTACGAAACTTAAATAAAATATCAAAAACATTAACAGATTTGTTTGGGTATAAAGAAGTAACTCGCACAAATATTGAGGGGATATATCAATCTGTTCCAGGCCAGTCTTTCGGAGAAATTTTAGTGAAACAGCAAGATGGAGAAAGAGAAAGATCAGGGAAGGGAAGTATTCATCATTTGGCAATTCGTGTAAAAAATGATGAAGAACTGAGTTATTGGAATGAAGCGGTGAAAGAAAAAGGATTTGAGACAACAGGGATTATCGACCGTTTTTACTTTAAAAGTTTATATTTCCGTGAATCAAACGGAATTTTATTTGAAATTGCAACAGATGGTCCAGGATTTACAGTGGATTCGACGGTTGAAGAGCTTGGGATAAAGTTAGATTTACCACCGTTTTTAGAAGAAAGAAGAAAAGAAATTGAAGAAAAATTAGTGCCACTTGATTAA
- a CDS encoding LLM class flavin-dependent oxidoreductase, translated as MEKYRIDTSKGIEFGLYSIGDHILNPHNGSKISAEQRIHELIETSKLADEAGIDVFAVGESHQTYFATQAHTVILGAIAQATKNIKIASSATVLSTSDPVRVYEDFATIDLISNGRAEIVAGRGSRIGGYSLLGYDVNDYEELFEEKMDLLLKINKEESVTWKGEFRAPLKHVTILPRPKENKMPIWRAVGGPPASAIKAGHAGVPMMLTTLGGPAINFKVSVDAYREAAEQKGFDLATLPIATTSLFYTAKNSQDALSEYYSHINAGMLALRGGGYPEQQFTGAIDYRDALMIGSPQQIIEKMLYQYELYGQQRFMAQIDFGGVPFDKIVKNIELIATEIMPAIKKHTAK; from the coding sequence ATGGAAAAATATCGTATTGATACAAGTAAGGGAATCGAATTTGGATTATATTCAATTGGAGATCATATTTTAAATCCACATAATGGTTCGAAAATTAGTGCAGAGCAGCGAATTCATGAATTAATTGAGACGAGTAAGTTAGCTGATGAAGCAGGGATTGATGTGTTTGCTGTCGGTGAAAGTCATCAAACGTATTTTGCAACGCAAGCACATACAGTTATTTTAGGGGCTATTGCACAAGCGACGAAAAATATTAAAATTGCTAGTTCAGCAACGGTATTAAGTACGTCTGATCCAGTTCGTGTATATGAAGATTTTGCTACGATTGATTTAATTTCAAATGGTCGTGCTGAAATTGTAGCAGGACGTGGTTCACGTATAGGAGGATATAGCTTACTCGGTTATGATGTAAATGATTATGAGGAATTATTTGAAGAAAAGATGGATCTTTTATTAAAAATAAATAAAGAGGAAAGTGTAACGTGGAAAGGGGAATTTAGAGCACCGCTTAAACATGTGACTATTTTACCAAGACCTAAAGAGAATAAGATGCCGATTTGGCGTGCTGTTGGTGGGCCACCTGCTAGTGCAATTAAAGCGGGACATGCTGGTGTGCCGATGATGTTAACGACGCTAGGTGGACCTGCTATTAATTTCAAAGTTTCAGTTGATGCGTATCGTGAAGCAGCAGAGCAAAAGGGATTTGATCTAGCAACTTTACCAATTGCGACAACAAGTTTATTTTATACAGCGAAAAATTCACAGGATGCACTTAGTGAGTATTATTCTCATATTAATGCTGGTATGCTTGCATTACGTGGTGGAGGTTATCCGGAGCAACAATTTACAGGGGCGATAGATTATCGAGATGCGTTAATGATCGGTAGTCCACAGCAAATTATTGAGAAAATGCTCTACCAATATGAATTATATGGGCAACAACGATTTATGGCACAAATTGATTTTGGTGGTGTTCCATTTGATAAGATTGTAAAAAATATTGAATTGATTGCGACTGAAATTATGCCAGCGATTAAAAAGCATACAGCAAAATAA
- the cydA gene encoding cytochrome ubiquinol oxidase subunit I, translated as METLELARIQFASTTIFHYFFVPLSIGLAFIIALMQTLYVVKGQDVYKKMTKFWTQIFLVNFAVGVVTGILQEFQFGMNWSTYSRFVGDVFGPSLAIEGLLAFFIESTFLGLWVFGEDKLPKRIHLLCIWLLSIGTMLSAFWILTASAFMQSPVGYEMAADGRAQMNDFLAIIQNPQLWVQFPHTITAAIATGAFFIAGVSAWKITKAQETEVFKKSFRISIIVGTLTTALVLFFGHAQAQQLIKTHPMKMAAAEALWNTSEDPAPFTVFAKIDAEKKENSFEIQIPYMLSLLSYDKFSGQVEGMNQIQKQYEEKYGPGDYIPPVHTMFWSFRAMVMSGTFMLLLGAYGWFLSRKDRLTEKPLYLKLMVYAISLPFIGNTVGWIMTEMGRQPWVVFGVMKTEDAVSPNVTFGEVLFSLVSFTSLYLIIGGITVYLFVRIIKGHENKKAKQDSQSHDPFDKEEEYVIS; from the coding sequence ATGGAAACGCTCGAATTGGCACGAATACAATTTGCATCAACAACGATTTTTCATTACTTTTTCGTTCCGCTGTCTATCGGGTTAGCTTTTATCATTGCGTTAATGCAAACGTTGTATGTGGTAAAGGGACAAGACGTTTATAAGAAGATGACAAAGTTTTGGACACAAATATTTCTTGTTAACTTCGCAGTAGGTGTTGTAACAGGTATTTTACAAGAATTTCAGTTTGGTATGAACTGGTCAACGTATTCACGTTTTGTTGGTGATGTTTTCGGACCATCACTTGCAATTGAAGGGCTATTAGCCTTCTTTATAGAATCAACATTTCTTGGGTTATGGGTATTTGGTGAGGATAAACTTCCGAAGCGAATTCATCTTTTATGTATTTGGCTCCTTTCAATAGGAACAATGTTATCAGCATTTTGGATTTTAACTGCAAGTGCATTTATGCAATCGCCAGTAGGATATGAAATGGCAGCAGATGGACGTGCACAAATGAATGATTTCTTAGCGATTATTCAAAACCCACAATTATGGGTGCAGTTCCCGCATACCATTACAGCAGCAATTGCAACTGGTGCATTCTTTATCGCAGGTGTGAGTGCATGGAAAATAACTAAAGCTCAAGAAACTGAAGTGTTTAAAAAATCGTTCCGTATTTCTATCATTGTTGGAACACTTACAACTGCGCTAGTATTATTCTTCGGTCATGCGCAAGCACAACAATTAATTAAGACACATCCGATGAAAATGGCAGCAGCTGAAGCGTTATGGAATACGAGTGAGGATCCAGCGCCATTTACAGTATTTGCGAAAATTGATGCAGAGAAGAAAGAAAATTCGTTTGAAATTCAAATCCCTTATATGCTAAGTCTATTATCATATGATAAATTTAGCGGTCAAGTAGAAGGGATGAATCAAATTCAAAAGCAATATGAAGAAAAATATGGGCCTGGAGATTATATTCCACCAGTACACACTATGTTCTGGAGTTTTCGAGCGATGGTAATGAGTGGAACATTTATGCTGCTTCTTGGAGCATACGGATGGTTCTTATCAAGAAAAGATCGCTTAACTGAAAAACCTTTGTATTTAAAATTAATGGTGTATGCAATTTCACTACCGTTTATCGGTAATACAGTAGGATGGATTATGACTGAAATGGGACGTCAGCCTTGGGTAGTTTTCGGTGTTATGAAAACGGAAGATGCTGTATCTCCAAATGTTACGTTCGGAGAAGTATTATTCTCTTTAGTTTCGTTTACATCACTATATTTAATTATAGGAGGAATTACTGTTTACTTATTCGTTCGTATTATTAAAGGACATGAGAATAAGAAAGCGAAACAGGATTCTCAAAGCCATGATCCATTTGATAAGGAGGAAGAGTATGTTATCTCTTAA
- the cydB gene encoding cytochrome d ubiquinol oxidase subunit II, which yields MLSLNELWFLIISTLFIGFFVLEGFDFGVGMVSRFLGKNDLEKRIYLNTIGPFWHANEVWLVCAGGAMFAAFPHWYATLFSGFYIPFVFMLLALIIRGVSFKFRAKIDNHKWKGFWDWGMFLGSLLPPILWGVAIANFMVGIPIDESKNVVGGFLQLLHPFALLGGVMFLLLCIVHGLQFLTIRTTGKLRERARIAALKIAPFAIIALLIFAGVGLWKTDIFTAHGTEWIMVPIGAFVALCASTLLNKRRRDGWAFFMTSLTIILLSASVFIGMFPRVLISSLGAINDLTIYNAASGDYALKLMTYFSIAILPFVMGSQIWSFYVFRQPVKSDKDLEY from the coding sequence ATGTTATCTCTTAATGAGTTATGGTTTCTAATTATTTCAACCTTATTCATTGGCTTCTTTGTACTTGAAGGTTTCGATTTTGGTGTAGGAATGGTTTCAAGGTTTTTAGGAAAGAACGATTTGGAAAAACGTATATATTTAAATACAATTGGACCGTTCTGGCACGCAAATGAAGTTTGGCTTGTTTGTGCTGGTGGTGCTATGTTTGCAGCATTCCCGCACTGGTATGCAACTTTATTTAGCGGGTTTTATATTCCTTTTGTGTTTATGCTTCTGGCATTAATTATAAGAGGTGTTTCCTTTAAATTCCGTGCGAAAATAGATAATCATAAATGGAAAGGTTTTTGGGATTGGGGCATGTTTTTGGGAAGTCTGCTACCACCTATTCTTTGGGGAGTTGCAATTGCAAACTTTATGGTAGGTATTCCAATTGATGAAAGTAAAAATGTAGTAGGTGGATTCTTGCAATTACTTCATCCATTTGCATTACTTGGAGGAGTAATGTTCCTTCTGTTATGTATTGTTCACGGATTGCAATTCCTTACTATACGTACAACAGGTAAGTTAAGAGAACGTGCACGTATTGCTGCGTTGAAAATTGCACCATTCGCAATTATAGCACTTCTTATTTTTGCCGGTGTAGGGTTATGGAAAACAGATATTTTCACTGCTCATGGAACAGAGTGGATTATGGTTCCAATTGGAGCTTTTGTAGCGTTATGTGCGTCAACATTATTAAATAAAAGAAGAAGAGATGGTTGGGCGTTCTTTATGACGAGTTTAACAATCATTTTACTAAGTGCGAGTGTGTTTATCGGTATGTTCCCACGCGTTTTAATTAGCTCGCTAGGGGCAATAAACGATTTGACAATTTATAATGCAGCGTCAGGAGATTATGCATTAAAGCTTATGACTTATTTTTCAATTGCTATATTACCGTTTGTTATGGGAAGCCAAATATGGAGTTTCTATGTGTTTAGACAACCTGTTAAGTCAGACAAAGATTTGGAGTACTAA
- the cydD gene encoding thiol reductant ABC exporter subunit CydD — protein sequence MKRKRGLPSYPGSQFLYVVLGFISILEACSIIVQTVFLARAITFLFQGEAVQVVLNDILYFGISFAARQILVRTSQILVERFAEKTGLLLRKQLIEAYFTLGPRYVQTVGTGHLVTLSIEGIEKFKTYIELTIPKMIRSSIVPALIVIYVFTLDIESAVILVVTIPIVIVFMILLGLAAQKMADNQYDTYRVLSNHFVDTLKGLETLKYLGKSKQHEGKIEKVSKRYRKATLRTLRVAFLSSFALDFFTSLSIAFVAVGLGIRLIDGTIILLPALTILILAPEYFLPIRQVGANYHATLDGQIAMEQIEGILQKQKDMSTHVSSEKVVWDSFSSVALKGIKVCNDESEKAMLEDIHFSWKGNGAIGIIGESGAGKSTLIDILAGFLQPSHGNMTVNGVQIDAYTREDWLKNIAYIPQQPYIFPISLRDNLCFYETNIMDEEIERIIDEVGLRSLIELLPNGMYERIGEGGRMLSGGQEQRVAMARALLSKKPIILLDEPTAHLDIETEFEIKQSMLRMFKGKLVFLATHRLHWMKQMDHIVILNKGKIIESGTYEELLDRESLHFHAKGRGER from the coding sequence ATGAAAAGAAAAAGAGGACTTCCGTCGTATCCTGGTAGCCAGTTTTTATATGTAGTATTAGGTTTTATAAGTATTTTAGAAGCTTGTAGTATTATTGTACAGACAGTATTTTTAGCACGTGCGATTACGTTTTTATTTCAAGGCGAAGCAGTACAAGTTGTGCTGAATGATATTTTATATTTTGGAATTTCATTTGCTGCACGTCAAATATTGGTTCGTACTTCACAGATCTTGGTCGAACGTTTTGCTGAAAAAACAGGATTGTTGCTACGAAAGCAATTAATAGAGGCGTATTTTACATTAGGCCCACGATATGTTCAAACAGTTGGAACTGGTCATCTGGTTACCTTATCAATTGAAGGTATTGAGAAATTTAAAACATATATTGAATTAACAATTCCTAAAATGATTCGGAGTAGTATCGTTCCGGCGCTAATTGTTATATATGTTTTTACATTAGATATAGAGTCTGCGGTAATTTTAGTTGTAACGATCCCAATTGTCATTGTTTTTATGATTCTATTAGGGTTAGCAGCACAGAAAATGGCTGATAATCAATATGATACGTATCGTGTATTATCAAATCACTTTGTAGATACGTTAAAAGGATTAGAAACATTAAAGTATTTAGGGAAAAGTAAACAGCATGAAGGGAAAATCGAAAAAGTAAGTAAAAGATATAGAAAAGCAACGCTTCGCACTTTGCGAGTTGCTTTTCTTTCTTCTTTCGCACTAGATTTCTTTACGAGCTTATCGATTGCTTTTGTTGCAGTAGGTTTAGGTATTCGTTTAATAGATGGAACGATTATTCTATTACCAGCTCTTACAATTTTAATTTTAGCTCCAGAATATTTTTTACCGATTCGACAAGTTGGAGCGAATTACCATGCAACATTAGATGGACAAATTGCAATGGAGCAAATTGAAGGGATTTTACAAAAGCAAAAAGATATGTCAACTCATGTATCTAGTGAAAAGGTGGTATGGGATTCCTTTAGTAGTGTGGCATTAAAGGGCATAAAGGTTTGTAATGATGAATCGGAAAAAGCGATGTTAGAAGATATTCACTTCTCATGGAAAGGTAATGGAGCTATCGGTATCATTGGTGAAAGCGGGGCAGGTAAGTCAACACTTATTGATATATTAGCAGGATTCTTACAACCGTCACACGGAAACATGACAGTAAATGGCGTGCAAATCGATGCGTATACTCGTGAAGATTGGCTAAAAAATATTGCATATATTCCGCAACAACCCTATATTTTTCCAATTTCGTTAAGAGATAATTTATGTTTTTATGAGACAAATATAATGGATGAAGAAATAGAAAGAATAATAGATGAAGTAGGTCTTCGTTCACTTATTGAATTGCTTCCAAATGGAATGTACGAAAGAATTGGAGAAGGTGGACGCATGTTAAGTGGCGGACAGGAACAACGTGTTGCGATGGCGCGTGCGCTTTTAAGTAAAAAACCTATCATTTTATTAGATGAACCGACAGCGCATCTTGATATTGAAACTGAATTTGAAATAAAGCAATCCATGTTACGTATGTTTAAAGGTAAACTAGTCTTTCTCGCAACACATCGTCTACATTGGATGAAACAGATGGATCATATTGTTATTTTAAATAAAGGGAAAATTATAGAAAGTGGAACATATGAAGAGCTTTTAGATAGAGAGTCATTACATTTCCATGCGAAAGGGAGGGGAGAGAGATGA